CCCTTCGGTCCTGGGCAGCAAAGTCCCGCCGACCATGCCCGCGCGCTGCACGGACTCTCGACCATCAATGCGATGCGAGATACCTGCCTGGCTGCGAAGGGCTACCGGGTCGAGTAACGCCGATTCACGGAACCGATACGATCACACCGATTAAAACGACAGGTAGTCGCAGGGACCGAATATCCGCCGGCCTCCCAGTAAATACAACGTCTCCCCGGACTCCATCTGAACCGGCTTGCTCCATCGCACTTCATAGACATTCGCGGTCCGGCCCCATCTGGAGCGGGACGTATGCACTTCGATTAACTGTTTTTCCTGAATGGAGCGTCCCATGAACAGCAGGATCCCGTCCGCACTCCGGTTGAGCGTATAGCCCTCGCCCTGCTCAATGACAAGCGACTCAGCTTCAGCAGCCTCAAGCACCTCATACGAGCACTGTTGCCGATAGGCCGTACGCGCTTCGGCACGGCGCCACAAAGGGCTGCTCTCTGCGGAGATCGCAGCCGCGCCCTCCGTCTCTCCTCCAGTCTGATCCTGCAGTGCAACCGACGCATATTGGGAGAACACGTCCTCAAGCGAGCGCAGTTCCATGATCAGGCCTCCACAATCACCGGGTGAGATACCGCCCTACCATGCCTTGTGGTGAGAGCAAACACCGTACCGTGTGACCATGAGAACCAATACATTCATTATTGGCTATTTTGGCATCTGCCACCGGATTCTATCTACCAAAGGCTAACTTAGGTGAAGGGAATAGAGGTCACTCCATCCACCGACCAATGCTTTATGTATATGATTTTACAGAGACTATAGAAATTGTAGCCAATACCATTCACTAGCGAGGAAAGTCCTTCACCCAAACCTGGCAGGTTGTACGGGGCAATCGACGAGTCAGGAACGAGGAGGACTGGCAGCAGCAGAACTGGGATATTCTGAAAATACGCTCAGGCCCTTCTGTTCATCCGCCCGGGACTTCAGCGTGCGAATGAGCTCTAGACGCAATGCGCCATTGAGCCGTTGCCGGGCCTCAAATGGCAGACGAAGAAACTCCACTCCGAACTGATGCCCCTCCACCCATTTGACCGTGCCCAGGTCGATCGGCAGGGCCGATGGTTGATCGGGCAGCAGAACACTCACGCGGACATCGCTGCCACGGAGCAGCTCCCGGTCACACATGACCGAACAGCCCTTCAGCGACAGGTTGGTCAGAACCCCTTCGCCGACAAATGACGTCCCGCCAATAATGACGGGACAGTGGAGCGGAAACCGAGGATAGGTCCGAGCATAGTGAGAAGGCACCATCACACCTCCATGACCTCTTAAGGGCGGATTGTACCCGGATAAACTAAACGAACGCTATCCCACCTTGGGAGGGGGCACGGCAGTCATGACATGATTCACAAGACCCTTGGCTCTTGATTTCCTGATACGGAGGGACGGTGGACGGAGGCAGGCGGAAAACCATTTCAGAGTCTTGCCAAGAAAATGCCAACGAGTCCCCGCACAGAAAATATTTTCCAGGAAAGCAGTTGACAACCACGCCATATATTGATAATGAGAATAGATATCATGAGCGAATCGGCGACGTCCTTTCCGATTTGCCCTTCCAACACGAGTCTTCGCGAGGCCAGAGGTCGTAAAGACCGGAGCCCAAGGCATCAGCCGATGCCTTGGGCTTTTTTATTATCAGCACGACGCTACACACAGTCGGCAATCAGGAATGACTGCCTACACGAAAGGAGAAGCGATGACCGGAGCA
The Nitrospira sp. genome window above contains:
- a CDS encoding PilZ domain-containing protein, with product MVPSHYARTYPRFPLHCPVIIGGTSFVGEGVLTNLSLKGCSVMCDRELLRGSDVRVSVLLPDQPSALPIDLGTVKWVEGHQFGVEFLRLPFEARQRLNGALRLELIRTLKSRADEQKGLSVFSEYPSSAAASPPRS